From the genome of Spodoptera frugiperda isolate SF20-4 chromosome 23, AGI-APGP_CSIRO_Sfru_2.0, whole genome shotgun sequence, one region includes:
- the LOC118267099 gene encoding trafficking kinesin-binding protein milt isoform X4 gives MYLTCKRFYKPCSCGITSTINTPSYSTSTVLCSNRVSQMTKTYNDIEAVTRLLEEKEKDLELTARIGKELLTANGRLEARVTALEGELRSARDHITQLRHDLNAKTDLLQVLTNDTEECSSPEEQEAANAALLRKRTGALERENRALREEAARLAAGADTAELAERQLLRDIAHQLSSANSEASALGSELVEERQRSADLQQQLDNINARLIVSERNYQQLNAEHEHTLRILEITKENQNALAAELADTKERYMEVAAHLSEAQEQLRALRRRGEAVRGLMPSVAAAAGLAPPSLHREMHSSIYSELSLDSGIGDPLAQSSMHKVFETVQCASRWSTQSGPSLPGSDVADGPSAGAAFMRAPVKPSSDSFLDDTSDTDSDDLYPGGPGVGVPGAPGAAELAAALRRLTPQEINSRRASLTASHVLRTRRYTERDSSEESAVWGAGAGGMARFRPPHKLQIVKPMEGSLTLHTWAQLAKPSMSGLLEEQEGVGVRGSRSTGLGTRLYRLSDVEEDDDMPRLPHSSHIYTFVNSTVMHPNDGSLAGSSASSVCSSGLSSLASSVLGSAWSSRRTSRRSSAGGSPVHSRRDSVCLPPSRAHYTPTATPANSPLLGSPDSTPPASPRPGDAPPSLHALIASGTSILRRRHLASPGGDGSPAPIALQTPGSLYTGLMHRSPMEQLTCLKRTLRSPAAPASERRLGEPVEPPMGVPAHPGSGALDTASTAGAPGCLRRAPRARAPRPRSDLGTVGSSVPAPTPTAPAHSSQSSALGTLSLLFGRKGGLL, from the exons atgtatttaacgtGCAAACGTTTTTACAAACCTTGTTCGTGTGGGATTACCAGCACTATAAACACACCGAGTTATTCAACCAGCACGG TTCTATGCAGCAACAGGGTGAGCCAAATGACAAAAACCTACAATGACATCGAAGCGGTAACACGGCTCTTAGAAGAA AAAGAAAAAGATTTAGAGCTAACGGCTCGCATCGGTAAGGAATTGTTGACTGCTAATGGTCGTTTGGAAGCACGAGTCACCGCGCTCGAGGGCGAGCTGCGAAGCGCACGGGATCACATCACTCAGCTGAGGCACGACCTCAACGCAAAAACAGACTTACTACAG GTTTTGACCAATGACACAGAGGAGTGCTCATCCCCcgaggagcaggaggctgctaaCGCGGCCCTGCTGCGGAAGCGGACCGGCGCACTCGAGCGGGAGAACCGAGCGCTGCGCGAGGAGGCCGCGCGCCTCGCCGCCGGCGCCGACACCGCCGAGCTGGCCGAACGACAGCTGCTTAGGGACATCGCCCACCAGCTCT CCAGTGCGAATTCGGAGGCGAGCGCATTGGGGTCAGAGTTGGTGGAGGAACGGCAGCGTTCGGCAGACCTTCAGCAACAACTTGACAATATCAATGCAAGGCTCATCGTCAGCGAAAGGAATTATCAACAG TTAAATGCCGAGCACGAGCACACGTTACGGATATTAGAAATAACAAAAGAGAATCAAAATGCTCTCGCCGCCGAGCTCGCCGACACGAAG GAGCGCTACATGGAGGTGGCGGCGCACCTGTCGGAGGCGCAGGAGCAGCTGCGCGCGCTGCGGCGGCGCGGCGAGGCGGTCCGCGGGCTCATGCCCAgcgtcgccgccgccgccgggcTCGCGCCGCCCAGTCTACACCGGGAGATGCACTCCTCCATCTACTCCGAGCTCAGCCTTGATTCTGGCATCGGCGATCCTCTCGCACA ATCAAGCATGCACAAAGTGTTTGAGACCGTGCAGTGTGCATCGCGATGGTCGACCCAGTCCGGGCCGTCGCTGCCCGGCTCCGACGTGGCGGACGGCCCGTCGGCCGGCGCGGCCTTCATGCGCGCGCCCGTCAAACCTTCCAGCGACTCCTTCCTCGATGACACTTCCGATACCGACTCGGACGACTTGTATCC CGGAGGTCCAGGCGTAGGCGTGCCGGGCGCGCCGGGCGCGGCGGAGCTAGCGGCGGCGCTGCGTCGCCTCACGCCGCAGGAGATCAACTCGCGCCGCGCCTCGCTCACCGCCAGCCATGTCCTGCGCACGCGCCGGTACACCG AGCGTGACTCGAGCGAAGAGAGTGCTGTATGGGGTGCCGGTGCAGGTGGCATGGCGCGGTTTCGTCCGCCACACAAGTTGCAGATTGTTAAACCAATGGAAGGCTCTCTCACCTTACATACTTGGGCTCAACTAGCCAAGCCTTCAATGTCAG GTCTGTTAGAAGAACAAGAGGGCGTCGGTGTCCGCGGCTCTAGGTCGACAGGGCTCGGAACACGGCTCTACAGACTGTCAGACGTCGAGGAAGACGACGACATGCCACGCCTACCACATTCTAGTCACATTTATACATTCGTCAACAG CACGGTGATGCACCCGAACGACGGCAGCCTGGCGGGCAGCAGCGCCAGCAGCGTGTGCAGCAGCGGGCTGAGCAGCCTGGCCAGCAGCGTGCTGGGCAGCGCGTGGAGCTCGCGCCGCACGTCGCGCCGCTCCTCCGCCGGCGGCTCGCCCGTGCACTCGCGCCGCGACTCCGTCTGCCTGCCGCCCTCGCGCGCGCACTACACGCCCACGGCCACGCCCGCCAACAGCCCGCTGCTGGGCTCGCCCGACTCCACGCCGCCCGCCTCGCCGCGCCCCGGGGACGCGCCGCCTTCCTTGCATGCTCTCATCGCCTCCGGCACGTCCATCCTGCGGCGGCGGCATCTGGCGTCGCCCGGCGGTGACGGCTCGCCCGCACCCATCGCCCTGCAGACGCCCGGGTCTCTCTACACTGGGCTCATGCATCGGAGCCCCATGGAACAGCTCACGTGCCTCAAACGTACCTTACGCTCACCGGCCGCGCCGGCGTCGGAGAGACGTCTGGGAGAGCCCGTGGAGCCACCGATGGGAGTGCCGGCCCACCCTGGGTCTGGCGCCCTGGACACAGCAAGTACAGCAGGCGCACCGGGTTGCTTGAGACGAGCGCCCCGAGCCCGTGCGCCGCGGCCCCGCTCGGACCTGGGCACGGTGGGGTCGAGTGTGCCGGCGCCAACGCCGACGGCGCCGGCACACTCATCTCAGTCGTCGGCGCTGGGCACGTTGAGCCTACTGTTCGGTCGGAAAGGAGGTCTTCTCTAG
- the LOC118267099 gene encoding trafficking kinesin-binding protein milt isoform X6 — MTKTYNDIEAVTRLLEEKEKDLELTARIGKELLTANGRLEARVTALEGELRSARDHITQLRHDLNAKTDLLQVLTNDTEECSSPEEQEAANAALLRKRTGALERENRALREEAARLAAGADTAELAERQLLRDIAHQLSSANSEASALGSELVEERQRSADLQQQLDNINARLIVSERNYQQLNAEHEHTLRILEITKENQNALAAELADTKERYMEVAAHLSEAQEQLRALRRRGEAVRGLMPSVAAAAGLAPPSLHREMHSSIYSELSLDSGIGDPLAQSSMHKVFETVQCASRWSTQSGPSLPGSDVADGPSAGAAFMRAPVKPSSDSFLDDTSDTDSDDLYPGGPGVGVPGAPGAAELAAALRRLTPQEINSRRASLTASHVLRTRRYTERDSSEESAVWGAGAGGMARFRPPHKLQIVKPMEGSLTLHTWAQLAKPSMSGLLEEQEGVGVRGSRSTGLGTRLYRLSDVEEDDDMPRLPHSSHIYTFVNSTVMHPNDGSLAGSSASSVCSSGLSSLASSVLGSAWSSRRTSRRSSAGGSPVHSRRDSVCLPPSRAHYTPTATPANSPLLGSPDSTPPASPRPGDAPPSLHALIASGTSILRRRHLASPGGDGSPAPIALQTPGSLYTGLMHRSPMEQLTCLKRTLRSPAAPASERRLGEPVEPPMGVPAHPGSGALDTASTAGAPGCLRRAPRARAPRPRSDLGTVGSSVPAPTPTAPAHSSQSSALGTLSLLFGRKGGLL; from the exons ATGACAAAAACCTACAATGACATCGAAGCGGTAACACGGCTCTTAGAAGAA AAAGAAAAAGATTTAGAGCTAACGGCTCGCATCGGTAAGGAATTGTTGACTGCTAATGGTCGTTTGGAAGCACGAGTCACCGCGCTCGAGGGCGAGCTGCGAAGCGCACGGGATCACATCACTCAGCTGAGGCACGACCTCAACGCAAAAACAGACTTACTACAG GTTTTGACCAATGACACAGAGGAGTGCTCATCCCCcgaggagcaggaggctgctaaCGCGGCCCTGCTGCGGAAGCGGACCGGCGCACTCGAGCGGGAGAACCGAGCGCTGCGCGAGGAGGCCGCGCGCCTCGCCGCCGGCGCCGACACCGCCGAGCTGGCCGAACGACAGCTGCTTAGGGACATCGCCCACCAGCTCT CCAGTGCGAATTCGGAGGCGAGCGCATTGGGGTCAGAGTTGGTGGAGGAACGGCAGCGTTCGGCAGACCTTCAGCAACAACTTGACAATATCAATGCAAGGCTCATCGTCAGCGAAAGGAATTATCAACAG TTAAATGCCGAGCACGAGCACACGTTACGGATATTAGAAATAACAAAAGAGAATCAAAATGCTCTCGCCGCCGAGCTCGCCGACACGAAG GAGCGCTACATGGAGGTGGCGGCGCACCTGTCGGAGGCGCAGGAGCAGCTGCGCGCGCTGCGGCGGCGCGGCGAGGCGGTCCGCGGGCTCATGCCCAgcgtcgccgccgccgccgggcTCGCGCCGCCCAGTCTACACCGGGAGATGCACTCCTCCATCTACTCCGAGCTCAGCCTTGATTCTGGCATCGGCGATCCTCTCGCACA ATCAAGCATGCACAAAGTGTTTGAGACCGTGCAGTGTGCATCGCGATGGTCGACCCAGTCCGGGCCGTCGCTGCCCGGCTCCGACGTGGCGGACGGCCCGTCGGCCGGCGCGGCCTTCATGCGCGCGCCCGTCAAACCTTCCAGCGACTCCTTCCTCGATGACACTTCCGATACCGACTCGGACGACTTGTATCC CGGAGGTCCAGGCGTAGGCGTGCCGGGCGCGCCGGGCGCGGCGGAGCTAGCGGCGGCGCTGCGTCGCCTCACGCCGCAGGAGATCAACTCGCGCCGCGCCTCGCTCACCGCCAGCCATGTCCTGCGCACGCGCCGGTACACCG AGCGTGACTCGAGCGAAGAGAGTGCTGTATGGGGTGCCGGTGCAGGTGGCATGGCGCGGTTTCGTCCGCCACACAAGTTGCAGATTGTTAAACCAATGGAAGGCTCTCTCACCTTACATACTTGGGCTCAACTAGCCAAGCCTTCAATGTCAG GTCTGTTAGAAGAACAAGAGGGCGTCGGTGTCCGCGGCTCTAGGTCGACAGGGCTCGGAACACGGCTCTACAGACTGTCAGACGTCGAGGAAGACGACGACATGCCACGCCTACCACATTCTAGTCACATTTATACATTCGTCAACAG CACGGTGATGCACCCGAACGACGGCAGCCTGGCGGGCAGCAGCGCCAGCAGCGTGTGCAGCAGCGGGCTGAGCAGCCTGGCCAGCAGCGTGCTGGGCAGCGCGTGGAGCTCGCGCCGCACGTCGCGCCGCTCCTCCGCCGGCGGCTCGCCCGTGCACTCGCGCCGCGACTCCGTCTGCCTGCCGCCCTCGCGCGCGCACTACACGCCCACGGCCACGCCCGCCAACAGCCCGCTGCTGGGCTCGCCCGACTCCACGCCGCCCGCCTCGCCGCGCCCCGGGGACGCGCCGCCTTCCTTGCATGCTCTCATCGCCTCCGGCACGTCCATCCTGCGGCGGCGGCATCTGGCGTCGCCCGGCGGTGACGGCTCGCCCGCACCCATCGCCCTGCAGACGCCCGGGTCTCTCTACACTGGGCTCATGCATCGGAGCCCCATGGAACAGCTCACGTGCCTCAAACGTACCTTACGCTCACCGGCCGCGCCGGCGTCGGAGAGACGTCTGGGAGAGCCCGTGGAGCCACCGATGGGAGTGCCGGCCCACCCTGGGTCTGGCGCCCTGGACACAGCAAGTACAGCAGGCGCACCGGGTTGCTTGAGACGAGCGCCCCGAGCCCGTGCGCCGCGGCCCCGCTCGGACCTGGGCACGGTGGGGTCGAGTGTGCCGGCGCCAACGCCGACGGCGCCGGCACACTCATCTCAGTCGTCGGCGCTGGGCACGTTGAGCCTACTGTTCGGTCGGAAAGGAGGTCTTCTCTAG
- the LOC118267099 gene encoding trafficking kinesin-binding protein milt isoform X1: MTHHETLLVQNSFILPSTDDNLNSRPNTRMKEVCNSEEVPEVEIVSLLQEHIPKYRLRADSLTQFGGYENQDWFIPSPALPVSDKDLALTPDQIRETLNYFLLCSNRVSQMTKTYNDIEAVTRLLEEKEKDLELTARIGKELLTANGRLEARVTALEGELRSARDHITQLRHDLNAKTDLLQVLTNDTEECSSPEEQEAANAALLRKRTGALERENRALREEAARLAAGADTAELAERQLLRDIAHQLSSANSEASALGSELVEERQRSADLQQQLDNINARLIVSERNYQQLNAEHEHTLRILEITKENQNALAAELADTKERYMEVAAHLSEAQEQLRALRRRGEAVRGLMPSVAAAAGLAPPSLHREMHSSIYSELSLDSGIGDPLAQSSMHKVFETVQCASRWSTQSGPSLPGSDVADGPSAGAAFMRAPVKPSSDSFLDDTSDTDSDDLYPGGPGVGVPGAPGAAELAAALRRLTPQEINSRRASLTASHVLRTRRYTERDSSEESAVWGAGAGGMARFRPPHKLQIVKPMEGSLTLHTWAQLAKPSMSGLLEEQEGVGVRGSRSTGLGTRLYRLSDVEEDDDMPRLPHSSHIYTFVNSTVMHPNDGSLAGSSASSVCSSGLSSLASSVLGSAWSSRRTSRRSSAGGSPVHSRRDSVCLPPSRAHYTPTATPANSPLLGSPDSTPPASPRPGDAPPSLHALIASGTSILRRRHLASPGGDGSPAPIALQTPGSLYTGLMHRSPMEQLTCLKRTLRSPAAPASERRLGEPVEPPMGVPAHPGSGALDTASTAGAPGCLRRAPRARAPRPRSDLGTVGSSVPAPTPTAPAHSSQSSALGTLSLLFGRKGGLL, translated from the exons AGGTGTGCAATAGCGAGGAGGTGCCCGAGGTAGAGATAGTCAGTCTCCTACAAGAACATATACCCAAATATCGCTTGAGAGCGGACAGTCTCACACAATTTGGAG GATACGAGAACCAAGATTGGTTCATACCATCGCCGGCGCTACCGGTGAGCGACAAGGATCTAGCGCTCACGCCTGACCAGATCAGGGAGACTCTCAATTATTTCC TTCTATGCAGCAACAGGGTGAGCCAAATGACAAAAACCTACAATGACATCGAAGCGGTAACACGGCTCTTAGAAGAA AAAGAAAAAGATTTAGAGCTAACGGCTCGCATCGGTAAGGAATTGTTGACTGCTAATGGTCGTTTGGAAGCACGAGTCACCGCGCTCGAGGGCGAGCTGCGAAGCGCACGGGATCACATCACTCAGCTGAGGCACGACCTCAACGCAAAAACAGACTTACTACAG GTTTTGACCAATGACACAGAGGAGTGCTCATCCCCcgaggagcaggaggctgctaaCGCGGCCCTGCTGCGGAAGCGGACCGGCGCACTCGAGCGGGAGAACCGAGCGCTGCGCGAGGAGGCCGCGCGCCTCGCCGCCGGCGCCGACACCGCCGAGCTGGCCGAACGACAGCTGCTTAGGGACATCGCCCACCAGCTCT CCAGTGCGAATTCGGAGGCGAGCGCATTGGGGTCAGAGTTGGTGGAGGAACGGCAGCGTTCGGCAGACCTTCAGCAACAACTTGACAATATCAATGCAAGGCTCATCGTCAGCGAAAGGAATTATCAACAG TTAAATGCCGAGCACGAGCACACGTTACGGATATTAGAAATAACAAAAGAGAATCAAAATGCTCTCGCCGCCGAGCTCGCCGACACGAAG GAGCGCTACATGGAGGTGGCGGCGCACCTGTCGGAGGCGCAGGAGCAGCTGCGCGCGCTGCGGCGGCGCGGCGAGGCGGTCCGCGGGCTCATGCCCAgcgtcgccgccgccgccgggcTCGCGCCGCCCAGTCTACACCGGGAGATGCACTCCTCCATCTACTCCGAGCTCAGCCTTGATTCTGGCATCGGCGATCCTCTCGCACA ATCAAGCATGCACAAAGTGTTTGAGACCGTGCAGTGTGCATCGCGATGGTCGACCCAGTCCGGGCCGTCGCTGCCCGGCTCCGACGTGGCGGACGGCCCGTCGGCCGGCGCGGCCTTCATGCGCGCGCCCGTCAAACCTTCCAGCGACTCCTTCCTCGATGACACTTCCGATACCGACTCGGACGACTTGTATCC CGGAGGTCCAGGCGTAGGCGTGCCGGGCGCGCCGGGCGCGGCGGAGCTAGCGGCGGCGCTGCGTCGCCTCACGCCGCAGGAGATCAACTCGCGCCGCGCCTCGCTCACCGCCAGCCATGTCCTGCGCACGCGCCGGTACACCG AGCGTGACTCGAGCGAAGAGAGTGCTGTATGGGGTGCCGGTGCAGGTGGCATGGCGCGGTTTCGTCCGCCACACAAGTTGCAGATTGTTAAACCAATGGAAGGCTCTCTCACCTTACATACTTGGGCTCAACTAGCCAAGCCTTCAATGTCAG GTCTGTTAGAAGAACAAGAGGGCGTCGGTGTCCGCGGCTCTAGGTCGACAGGGCTCGGAACACGGCTCTACAGACTGTCAGACGTCGAGGAAGACGACGACATGCCACGCCTACCACATTCTAGTCACATTTATACATTCGTCAACAG CACGGTGATGCACCCGAACGACGGCAGCCTGGCGGGCAGCAGCGCCAGCAGCGTGTGCAGCAGCGGGCTGAGCAGCCTGGCCAGCAGCGTGCTGGGCAGCGCGTGGAGCTCGCGCCGCACGTCGCGCCGCTCCTCCGCCGGCGGCTCGCCCGTGCACTCGCGCCGCGACTCCGTCTGCCTGCCGCCCTCGCGCGCGCACTACACGCCCACGGCCACGCCCGCCAACAGCCCGCTGCTGGGCTCGCCCGACTCCACGCCGCCCGCCTCGCCGCGCCCCGGGGACGCGCCGCCTTCCTTGCATGCTCTCATCGCCTCCGGCACGTCCATCCTGCGGCGGCGGCATCTGGCGTCGCCCGGCGGTGACGGCTCGCCCGCACCCATCGCCCTGCAGACGCCCGGGTCTCTCTACACTGGGCTCATGCATCGGAGCCCCATGGAACAGCTCACGTGCCTCAAACGTACCTTACGCTCACCGGCCGCGCCGGCGTCGGAGAGACGTCTGGGAGAGCCCGTGGAGCCACCGATGGGAGTGCCGGCCCACCCTGGGTCTGGCGCCCTGGACACAGCAAGTACAGCAGGCGCACCGGGTTGCTTGAGACGAGCGCCCCGAGCCCGTGCGCCGCGGCCCCGCTCGGACCTGGGCACGGTGGGGTCGAGTGTGCCGGCGCCAACGCCGACGGCGCCGGCACACTCATCTCAGTCGTCGGCGCTGGGCACGTTGAGCCTACTGTTCGGTCGGAAAGGAGGTCTTCTCTAG
- the LOC118267099 gene encoding trafficking kinesin-binding protein milt isoform X2 codes for MMTEKRHRPRPRRRDELHERQQDLLLAWSHEVCNSEEVPEVEIVSLLQEHIPKYRLRADSLTQFGGYENQDWFIPSPALPVSDKDLALTPDQIRETLNYFLLCSNRVSQMTKTYNDIEAVTRLLEEKEKDLELTARIGKELLTANGRLEARVTALEGELRSARDHITQLRHDLNAKTDLLQVLTNDTEECSSPEEQEAANAALLRKRTGALERENRALREEAARLAAGADTAELAERQLLRDIAHQLSSANSEASALGSELVEERQRSADLQQQLDNINARLIVSERNYQQLNAEHEHTLRILEITKENQNALAAELADTKERYMEVAAHLSEAQEQLRALRRRGEAVRGLMPSVAAAAGLAPPSLHREMHSSIYSELSLDSGIGDPLAQSSMHKVFETVQCASRWSTQSGPSLPGSDVADGPSAGAAFMRAPVKPSSDSFLDDTSDTDSDDLYPGGPGVGVPGAPGAAELAAALRRLTPQEINSRRASLTASHVLRTRRYTERDSSEESAVWGAGAGGMARFRPPHKLQIVKPMEGSLTLHTWAQLAKPSMSGLLEEQEGVGVRGSRSTGLGTRLYRLSDVEEDDDMPRLPHSSHIYTFVNSTVMHPNDGSLAGSSASSVCSSGLSSLASSVLGSAWSSRRTSRRSSAGGSPVHSRRDSVCLPPSRAHYTPTATPANSPLLGSPDSTPPASPRPGDAPPSLHALIASGTSILRRRHLASPGGDGSPAPIALQTPGSLYTGLMHRSPMEQLTCLKRTLRSPAAPASERRLGEPVEPPMGVPAHPGSGALDTASTAGAPGCLRRAPRARAPRPRSDLGTVGSSVPAPTPTAPAHSSQSSALGTLSLLFGRKGGLL; via the exons AGGTGTGCAATAGCGAGGAGGTGCCCGAGGTAGAGATAGTCAGTCTCCTACAAGAACATATACCCAAATATCGCTTGAGAGCGGACAGTCTCACACAATTTGGAG GATACGAGAACCAAGATTGGTTCATACCATCGCCGGCGCTACCGGTGAGCGACAAGGATCTAGCGCTCACGCCTGACCAGATCAGGGAGACTCTCAATTATTTCC TTCTATGCAGCAACAGGGTGAGCCAAATGACAAAAACCTACAATGACATCGAAGCGGTAACACGGCTCTTAGAAGAA AAAGAAAAAGATTTAGAGCTAACGGCTCGCATCGGTAAGGAATTGTTGACTGCTAATGGTCGTTTGGAAGCACGAGTCACCGCGCTCGAGGGCGAGCTGCGAAGCGCACGGGATCACATCACTCAGCTGAGGCACGACCTCAACGCAAAAACAGACTTACTACAG GTTTTGACCAATGACACAGAGGAGTGCTCATCCCCcgaggagcaggaggctgctaaCGCGGCCCTGCTGCGGAAGCGGACCGGCGCACTCGAGCGGGAGAACCGAGCGCTGCGCGAGGAGGCCGCGCGCCTCGCCGCCGGCGCCGACACCGCCGAGCTGGCCGAACGACAGCTGCTTAGGGACATCGCCCACCAGCTCT CCAGTGCGAATTCGGAGGCGAGCGCATTGGGGTCAGAGTTGGTGGAGGAACGGCAGCGTTCGGCAGACCTTCAGCAACAACTTGACAATATCAATGCAAGGCTCATCGTCAGCGAAAGGAATTATCAACAG TTAAATGCCGAGCACGAGCACACGTTACGGATATTAGAAATAACAAAAGAGAATCAAAATGCTCTCGCCGCCGAGCTCGCCGACACGAAG GAGCGCTACATGGAGGTGGCGGCGCACCTGTCGGAGGCGCAGGAGCAGCTGCGCGCGCTGCGGCGGCGCGGCGAGGCGGTCCGCGGGCTCATGCCCAgcgtcgccgccgccgccgggcTCGCGCCGCCCAGTCTACACCGGGAGATGCACTCCTCCATCTACTCCGAGCTCAGCCTTGATTCTGGCATCGGCGATCCTCTCGCACA ATCAAGCATGCACAAAGTGTTTGAGACCGTGCAGTGTGCATCGCGATGGTCGACCCAGTCCGGGCCGTCGCTGCCCGGCTCCGACGTGGCGGACGGCCCGTCGGCCGGCGCGGCCTTCATGCGCGCGCCCGTCAAACCTTCCAGCGACTCCTTCCTCGATGACACTTCCGATACCGACTCGGACGACTTGTATCC CGGAGGTCCAGGCGTAGGCGTGCCGGGCGCGCCGGGCGCGGCGGAGCTAGCGGCGGCGCTGCGTCGCCTCACGCCGCAGGAGATCAACTCGCGCCGCGCCTCGCTCACCGCCAGCCATGTCCTGCGCACGCGCCGGTACACCG AGCGTGACTCGAGCGAAGAGAGTGCTGTATGGGGTGCCGGTGCAGGTGGCATGGCGCGGTTTCGTCCGCCACACAAGTTGCAGATTGTTAAACCAATGGAAGGCTCTCTCACCTTACATACTTGGGCTCAACTAGCCAAGCCTTCAATGTCAG GTCTGTTAGAAGAACAAGAGGGCGTCGGTGTCCGCGGCTCTAGGTCGACAGGGCTCGGAACACGGCTCTACAGACTGTCAGACGTCGAGGAAGACGACGACATGCCACGCCTACCACATTCTAGTCACATTTATACATTCGTCAACAG CACGGTGATGCACCCGAACGACGGCAGCCTGGCGGGCAGCAGCGCCAGCAGCGTGTGCAGCAGCGGGCTGAGCAGCCTGGCCAGCAGCGTGCTGGGCAGCGCGTGGAGCTCGCGCCGCACGTCGCGCCGCTCCTCCGCCGGCGGCTCGCCCGTGCACTCGCGCCGCGACTCCGTCTGCCTGCCGCCCTCGCGCGCGCACTACACGCCCACGGCCACGCCCGCCAACAGCCCGCTGCTGGGCTCGCCCGACTCCACGCCGCCCGCCTCGCCGCGCCCCGGGGACGCGCCGCCTTCCTTGCATGCTCTCATCGCCTCCGGCACGTCCATCCTGCGGCGGCGGCATCTGGCGTCGCCCGGCGGTGACGGCTCGCCCGCACCCATCGCCCTGCAGACGCCCGGGTCTCTCTACACTGGGCTCATGCATCGGAGCCCCATGGAACAGCTCACGTGCCTCAAACGTACCTTACGCTCACCGGCCGCGCCGGCGTCGGAGAGACGTCTGGGAGAGCCCGTGGAGCCACCGATGGGAGTGCCGGCCCACCCTGGGTCTGGCGCCCTGGACACAGCAAGTACAGCAGGCGCACCGGGTTGCTTGAGACGAGCGCCCCGAGCCCGTGCGCCGCGGCCCCGCTCGGACCTGGGCACGGTGGGGTCGAGTGTGCCGGCGCCAACGCCGACGGCGCCGGCACACTCATCTCAGTCGTCGGCGCTGGGCACGTTGAGCCTACTGTTCGGTCGGAAAGGAGGTCTTCTCTAG